The following are encoded together in the Oryzias melastigma strain HK-1 linkage group LG17, ASM292280v2, whole genome shotgun sequence genome:
- the trnau1apb gene encoding tRNA selenocysteine 1-associated protein 1-like, whose protein sequence is MMFNRQTSLWMGDLDPYMDENFIKQAFSAMGESPCGVKIITHRITGGSAGYCFVELADEESVDRCVQRLNGKLVPASNPPRKFKLNYATYGKRPEAGPEFSVFVGDLASEIDDFQLHQVFKKYPSCKGAKVVTDQYGYSRGYGFVKFGEESEQKKAIEECQGTVLGGKPLRLSIAVAKSQKVSNYQAGQGQSYHNSYSQPPSGYYGGPYGGGQGGYYSQWGGYDQYGGYNSSGYGGGYNSGYNNSYNSGYNYNYGPYGYPPPGHMMPPPPMGMPPMSTDMSAAAEQSQEQTEAAEEDNPEEPIPECNVEQWNKNFMERSEELYDALMNCHWEPLDSVDSPIPTLS, encoded by the exons ATGATGTTCAACAGGCAAACCAGCCTTTGGATGGGTGAT TTGGACCCATACATGGATGAAAACTTCATAAAGCAGGCCTTCAGTGCTATGGGAGAATCACCATGTGGCGTCAAGATCATTACTCACAGGATAACGGG GGGTTCAGCCGGATACTGCTTTGTTGAGCTGGCAGATGAGGAAAGCGTTGACCGTTGCGTCCAAAGGCTCAACGGAAAACTAGTTCCTGCGTCAAACCCG CCCCGGAAGTTTAAGCTAAACTATGCTACCTACGGAAAAAGACCGGAAGCCGG gCCAGAGTTCTCAGTGTTTGTGGGCGACTTGGCCTCTGAAATAGACGACTTCCAGCTCCATCAAGTTTTTAAGAAGTACCCTTCCTGCAAAGGAGCCAAAGTCGTCACTGACCAGTATGGATACTCCAG AGGCTACGGTTTTGTCAAGTTCGGGGAGGAGAGCGAGCAGAAGAAGGCCATTGAGGAGTGCCAGGGGACGGTACTGGGGGGCAAGCCGCTCAGGCTCAGCATTGCTGTCGCAAAAAG CCAGAAAGTGAGCAACTACCAGGCAGGCCAGGGCCAGAGTTACCACAACAGCTACAGCCAGCCTCCGTCTGGTTACTATGGTGGTCCTTATGGTGGGGGTCAAGGAGGCTACTACTCTCAGTGGGGCGGCTATGACCAGTATGGAGGCTACAACAGCAGCGGCTATGGCGGTGGCTACAACAGCGGCTACAACAACAGCTACAACAGCGGCTACAACTACAACTATGGACCCTATGGATACCCTCCACCGGGACACATGATGCCACCGCCTCCCATGGGGATGCCCCCCATGTCCACGGACATGTCAGCCGCTGCAGAA CAAAGTCAGGAGcaaactgaagctgcagaagagGATAATCCAGAAG AGCCCATCCCTGAATGCAACGTGGAGCAGTGGAACAAGAACTTCATGGAGCGCAGCGAGGAGCTCTACGACGCACTGATGAACTGTCACTGGGAACCTCTCGACTCTGTTGACTCGCCCATCCCCACGCTCTCTTGA
- the fitm1l gene encoding fat storage-inducing transmembrane protein 1, translating to MFVSTALVFVTDLAARLLGNRLFRQHFHLLLSAAVLFGPALSLWVSPHSVFARKSHFLYRLFLRSGWGWTCIFVGSFIFLFSFSIRRSLSVSVRHLSRLAVAGGLWIGFCKLLDLLENATGSCYETLNAGPEVSNGQPLLVLREGESRSECLRAGMSWRGYEVSEDVFLLCLCCLLLAEETAVFGPYLSLGGVSDAPLRILFLFCVLLLGLWIFLLLCLLAYFPQFPTQLLGGALGCLSWRALYQGWYRLEPNWFCPGRPGQGLLNSKTSTSQEEDLLNHNHHN from the exons ATGTTTGTCAGCACGGCGTTGGTGTTTGTGACAGACCTGGCGGCCAGGTTGCTGGGTAACAGACTGTTCCGGCAGCACTTCCACCTGCTGCTGTCTGCGGCGGTGCTGTTCGGACCCGCTCTCAGCCTCTGGGTGTCCCCCCACAGTGTTTTTGCAAGGAAAAGCCACTTCCTGTACAG GTTGTTCCTGCGTTCCGGTTGGGGGTGGACGTGCATCTTCGTGGGTTCTttcatcttcctcttctccttctccaTCCGCCGCTCCCTCTCCGTCTCCGTCCGTCATCTCTCCAGGCTGGCGGTGGCCGGTGGACTGTGGATCGGTTTCTGCAAACTTCTGGACCTCCTGGAGAACGCCACAGGAAGCTGCTATGAAACTTTGAATGCAGGCCCGGAAGTCTCCAACGGCCAGCCTCTGCTGGTGCTGAGGGAAGGGGAGAGCAGGTCCGAGTGCCTGAGGGCCGGGATGTCGTGGAGGGGATACGAGGTTTCAGAAGACGTCTTCCTCCTCTGTCTGTGCTGTCTGCTGCTGGCAGAAGAAACTGCAGTGTTCGGTCCATATCTGAGCCTCGGGGGGGTCTCAGACGCCCCTCTGAGGATCCTCTTCTTGTTCTGTGTTCTCCTGCTCGGGCTTTGGatcttcctgctgctctgcctcTTAGCGTACTTCCCCCAGTTTCCTACCCAGTTGCTGGGGGGAGCTTTGGGCTGCCTCAGTTGGAGGGCGTTGTACCAGGGCTGGTATCGCCTGGAGCCCAACTGGTTTTGTCCTGGGAGGCCTGGTCAGGGGCTGCTGAACTCCAAGACCAGCACCTCACAGGAAGAGGATTTGCTGAACCACAACCACCACAACTAA